The nucleotide window ACTAAACACAGGATGCAATAATTGTTACACCAGTGAAACACGACACAGCTCAGTtatgcatatacacaaacaacacTGTTTAAGCCagctcctcttctccctcctcctcaaaCTCGCCCTCCTCTTCTGCAGTGGCATCTTGGTACTGCTGGTACTCAGACACCAGGTCATTCATGTTGCTCTCAGCCTCAGTGAACTCCATCTCATCCATGCCTTCTCCTGTGTACCAGTGCAGGAAGGCCTTGCGCCTGAACATGGCGGTGAACTGTTCAGAGATGCGCTTGAACAGCTCCTGGATGGCCGTGCTGTTTCCAATGAAAGTGGCGGCCATCTTGAGGCCACGAGGAGGAATGTCGCACACAGCCGTCTTGACGTTGTTGGGGATCCACTCCACGAAGTAGCTGCTGTTCTTGTTCTGCACGTTCAGCATCTGCTCGTCAACTTCCTTCATGGACATCCGACCACGGAAGACAGCAGCCACCGTGAGGTAGCGGCCATGGCGTGGATCGCAGGCAGCCATCATGTTCTTGGCGTCGAACATCTGCTGGGTGAGCTCAGGCACCGTCAGGGCTCTGTACTGCTgactccctctgctggtgaggGGTGCAAACCCAGGCATGAAGAAATGCAGACGGGGGAATGGAACCATATTGACGGCAAGCTTGCGCAGATCTGCGTTGAGCTGCCCAGGGAAACGCAGACAGGTGGTAACCCCGCTCATCGTGGCAGAGACCAGATGGTTGAGGTCCCCGTAGGTGGGTGTGGTCAGCTTGAGAGTGCGGAAGCAGATATCGTACAGAGCTTCATTGTCAATGCAGTAGGTCTCATCCGTGTTCTCCACCAGCTGGTGCACAGACAGGGTGGCATTGTAGGGCTCCACGACCGTGTCCGACACTTTGGGAGAGGGCACCACGCTGAACGTGTTCATGATGCGGTCGGGGTACTCCTCTCGGATCTTGCTGATCAGTAGGGTACCCATACCAGAGCCCGTTCCCCCACCCAGGGAGTGAGTGAGCTGGAAACCCTGCAGGCAGTCGCAGCTCTCCGCCTCCTTCCTCACCACATCCAGGACTGAATCCACCAGCTCTGCCCCCTCAGTGTAGTGGCCCTTGGCCCAGTTGTTTCCAGCACCACTCTGGCCTGCGGAAACCATATGAAAATTAGACTCCTTTTTGGGAATCTGCACGTTTTCCCCATGTTACCTTTACAAGACAGGGAATTTCTTCAACCACAAATTTTCTTACTATTACAATCCCTCAAATAATCTTTTAAAACATGACTAAGCATACACCCATTTCTGAAGGGACAACATCAGACTAAATGTTTCTGCATGCCATTTGTTGAATAAGGACTACAAAACCTTTCGACGGCATACACTGTTTTACTGCATAGCGGAATAACAAAACTGGACCGGGCTGCAGTGTTAAGTATCTGAGAAAACTCCACTCACCAAAGACAAAGTTGTCTGGCCGGAAGACCTGGCCAAAAGGCCCAGATCTCACAGAATCCATTGTGCCAGGCTCCAGGTCCACCAAGACGGCACGAGGGACATATTTACCACCTGAGACACATTATTAAGCAATTTAAGCATCACATCCATAACAGCTTCAGAGgtattcacttttttttttcagcaatttgACAATCACCCACCTGAGGCTTCATTGTAGTAGACATTGATTCTGTCCAGCTGAAGATCACTGTCTCCATGATAGCTGCCAGTAGGGTCGATGCCATGTTCATCACTGATCACCTCccaaaactgaaataagaaaattttaaaaacttaagtatttttttcccccctgagaCTGGCCTGATATTGAAATGTGCTGTAGGCAAGTTAAAAAGTATGCCTATAGAATTAACTGTTTCGAAATTAATTTGACGTTCAGGTTTTTAGCTGTTGTGATTGCGAGGGTTTATATTTCATGATCGAGTTTATTTTGTGACCGTATTATTGTCATACTTTTACCAGGTTAATGCGATAACGGCAACTGTTGCTGTTTATCTTCGTATAACAATTGATGTTTATGCAGCGGTCACATTCTGAAAATCTCACGTGTTCAGGATATCGAATAAATTgattattttacaatgtataCAGTCTGGTTTTCACACTACACATACTTAAGTTCATCGTGAGCCGATTGGCTGAACAATATATTTGAATCGCTCGAACACATGACGTCATTCATAACGTGCCCGCGCACAGCCTTCATCTGCCCAGACAGCGAAACGGGGAGTCATCCTCAGACTGTGGACAGTCATGTAAGAcgatgctttaaaaaaaaaaaaaaaacatcttggcGTTTGATAAAACGATGATTTGAACGGGATGGTGTACAAAAGTCActaaatttcatgaaaatgtaagaaaaatgtCCAAGCAATGACTTCACGGGTGCCGCACCCTATGATCGGTGCATGAAAGCAGCAGGTCGGCGAATTAACGTGGCATGTGGCTGTCggcacacttttttttaacgTTACTACTATTCCTTACCCGtacattttgagaaaatgtatataattttatCTGTGTAACTTTTCTTGTAGCCTAAACTAAGCCTAAGCGAAATAGGTCAGCTCTTCCATGCATTTTGTGGGGGATAGGGAAATCTGTGCTTTTGTCTTGCACGGTTACACAATGCAGGCTAAACGAGTGCAAGATGTAGATCATGTAGTtgctttgaaataaagataagaAATCTTACCTTTGCTCCAATCTGATTACCACGTTGTCCTGTCTGAAGGTGAACAATTTCCCTCATTTTGGAAACCGAGATTATTGATAATTATTGATATTCGTTGATGAATTTAAAAGGAGATATTAAATCGGGATATAGCAGATGGCCTAATTTAGTTTAACAGGTTCACCAAAGTGGGTTAATTTGCACATCACTAAGATCAATATTTCACATAATGAGGAACTGACTTGGATTTAAATTGCCTGAATGCAGCTACTAATCTTTTCGGTGGAAACCGGAACATTTGAGGTAGACAGatggaaaaacagatgtgaaatCAATAACAATAAGCTAAAAGCTAAGACATGTCCCAACCTGCTTCAGCACATGAATTCATGCTGTTTCAAGCCTGTATGTTCCAGATTGccctgtagaaaaaaatgtccgCTGGAGTTGTGTGACCACAACAGCTTTGTGATTTCATCATGCAGCTGctttgaaataaagaaaagaaatcttACCTTTGCTCCAATCTGATTACCACATTGTCCTGCCTGAAGGTGAACAATTTCCCTCATTTTGGAAACCGAGATGAGTCGTGTAAGCCTACAGACAAAATCTCTCTGGCGCTTTCAGCGTAGTCTGACGCGGCAACTCCTGCTGCAACGCCCTAATAAGTAGACCACTAGCTTCCTGACAACCTTTGACGCAGGATGGGCTAAACCATTTACAGTGCATTCCACTTGTAAGAATAATATCCGGTGTAGGACGATACAAGATTCTTATAAGCTGTTGATTCTTAAAGCAATTTCAAATGAAGCAGTAAAATTGAGGTTTATGTTTTAAACTACGTTTAGGCTAATGGAAAAAAGTTCTATTTCTTAACATGCAAAAAATCTGACGCAATAACAGACGCTGTTCCAGTATAAGTCGTTAACTGAATTAGAGCATAAAATCATTGTTTGACTCCTTAATTACTTTTAGTGTCTCCAAAATCATTTTGTTGTGGTGCCTTTCCTGTTGGTATTTAAGTTATAGTGTAACGCATCCCTAGTTCTTGATAGAATCTTAGGCTGTGGAATGCCTATGGTTTCTCAGCTGCATCTTTTTCGTCAGTATAAAGATTAACGCAAGACTCAAAAGATAAATTTTTTCATCGGTTTTCACTTAGAGCACGCCCAAGAATGCAACATTTCCCTGTGTTACTGCAACTTCAAAGTCGAGGTTCATACAATATGCCTAGGGATTGTTATGTTTCAGAGTTCAGTGTGAAGTTGATGCAAATGGCCTTTTTTCACTCACTTGCTGAAACGTTTTAATATGCGCTAAACAGACAGAATTTTTTAACATACACTGTAGGCATTATTGATAT belongs to Megalops cyprinoides isolate fMegCyp1 chromosome 5, fMegCyp1.pri, whole genome shotgun sequence and includes:
- the LOC118777746 gene encoding tubulin beta-4B chain-like isoform X2; translated protein: MREIVHLQTGQRGNQIGAKFWEVISDEHGIDPTGSYHGDSDLQLDRINVYYNEASGGKYVPRAVLVDLEPGTMDSVRSGPFGQVFRPDNFVFGQSGAGNNWAKGHYTEGAELVDSVLDVVRKEAESCDCLQGFQLTHSLGGGTGSGMGTLLISKIREEYPDRIMNTFSVVPSPKVSDTVVEPYNATLSVHQLVENTDETYCIDNEALYDICFRTLKLTTPTYGDLNHLVSATMSGVTTCLRFPGQLNADLRKLAVNMVPFPRLHFFMPGFAPLTSRGSQQYRALTVPELTQQMFDAKNMMAACDPRHGRYLTVAAVFRGRMSMKEVDEQMLNVQNKNSSYFVEWIPNNVKTAVCDIPPRGLKMAATFIGNSTAIQELFKRISEQFTAMFRRKAFLHWYTGEGMDEMEFTEAESNMNDLVSEYQQYQDATAEEEGEFEEEGEEELA
- the LOC118777746 gene encoding tubulin beta-4B chain-like isoform X1, yielding MREIVHLQAGQCGNQIGAKFWEVISDEHGIDPTGSYHGDSDLQLDRINVYYNEASGGKYVPRAVLVDLEPGTMDSVRSGPFGQVFRPDNFVFGQSGAGNNWAKGHYTEGAELVDSVLDVVRKEAESCDCLQGFQLTHSLGGGTGSGMGTLLISKIREEYPDRIMNTFSVVPSPKVSDTVVEPYNATLSVHQLVENTDETYCIDNEALYDICFRTLKLTTPTYGDLNHLVSATMSGVTTCLRFPGQLNADLRKLAVNMVPFPRLHFFMPGFAPLTSRGSQQYRALTVPELTQQMFDAKNMMAACDPRHGRYLTVAAVFRGRMSMKEVDEQMLNVQNKNSSYFVEWIPNNVKTAVCDIPPRGLKMAATFIGNSTAIQELFKRISEQFTAMFRRKAFLHWYTGEGMDEMEFTEAESNMNDLVSEYQQYQDATAEEEGEFEEEGEEELA